The following coding sequences are from one Paramormyrops kingsleyae isolate MSU_618 chromosome 21, PKINGS_0.4, whole genome shotgun sequence window:
- the LOC111836589 gene encoding SH2 domain-containing adapter protein F-like isoform X1: MMRRQGVHESMAKWLKDYLSFSSRRAPPQPPKPDYTESEILRAYRAQKNLDFEDPYEDAENRARNESVMSDLTHHGLGSPLKSVGTDVKMVSPKHRLIKVDSQELGRCKILLSTISFEDPPEPVVPSAPLARDTDYSDPFDARLDLRPMRPGMELVPTENNGYMEPYEAQRVIAELQRGVERQKGVPQLYDTPYEERVRGRSLGRLGVLDGGRESRLPRDDERPADEYDQPWEWKKDNISKAFAVQFDGGDWERPSLQAERPRPPRHGTALGGDPKYRKNPPVPLGERVDPTLPLEKQIWYHGALSRSEAEALLTLCKECSYLVRNSQTSRLDYSLSLRSCQGFMHMKFTLSKEGKYILGQNSPPFNTIPEVIHYYTTHKLPIRGAEHLSLLFPVMVQTL; the protein is encoded by the exons ATGATGAGAAGACAAGGCGTGCAC gaatccATGGCAAAGTGGCTGAAGGATTATCTGAGTTTCAGCAGCCGGCGAGCCCCACCACAGCCACCTAAGCCAGACTACACGGAGAGCGAGATCCTCAGAGCCTATCGCGCACAGAAGAACCTGGACTTCGAAGATCCGTACGAGGACGCGGAGAACCGAGCCAGGAACGAGTCTGTCATGTCAGACCTGACGCATCACGGCTTAGGCTCCCCGCTCAAGTCTGTCGGTACGGATGTAAAAATGGTGTCGCCTAAACATCGACTCATCAAGGTGGATTCACAGGAGCTGGGTCGCTGCAAAATACTGCTGAGTACCATCTCGTTTGAAGACCCGCCGGAGCCG GTGGTCCCGTCGGCACCCCTGGCCAGAGACACGGACTACTCGGACCCGTTTGACGCCCGTCTGGACCTGCGACCCATGAGGCCTGGGATGGAGCTAGTCCCGACCGAAAACAACGGTTACATGGAGCCGTATGAGGCCCAGAGGGTCATTGCCG AGCTGCAGCGGGGCGTGGAACGGCAGAAGGGCGTGCCGCAGCTTTACGACACGCCGTATGAGGAGCGGGTGCGTGGGCGGAGCCTGGGCCGCCTCGGGGTCCTCGACGGAGGCAGGGAGAGCCGCCTGCCTCGAGACGATGAGCGGCCGGCAGATGAGTACGACCAGCCCTGGGAGTGGAAGAAGGACAACATCTCCAAGGCCTTCGCAG TGCAGTTTGACGGGGGCGACTGGGAGCGGCCCTCGCTGCAGGCAGAACGCCCCCGGCCCCCCAGGCACGGCACAGCACTCGGGGGGGACCCCAAGTACCGCAAGAATCCCCCGGTGCCTCTGGGCGAGCGAGTGGACCCTACCTTGCCGTTGGAGAAGCAAAT ATGGTACCATGGAGCCCTGAGTCGCTCTGAGGCCGAGGCCCTCCTCACTCTGTGCAAGGAGTGCAGCTACCTGGTTAGGAACAGTCAGACGAGCCGCTTGGATTATTCGCTCTCCCTCAG GAGCTGCCAAGGATTTATGCACATGAAATTCACTTTGTCCAAGGAGGGCAAGTACATTCTGGGTCAGAACAGCCCACCCTTCAACACCATCCCGGAGGTGATCCACTACTACACCACCCATAAGCTGCCCATCCGCGGAGCTGAGCACCTCTCCCTCCTCTTCCCCGTCATGGTGCAGACCCTCTGA
- the LOC111836589 gene encoding SH2 domain-containing adapter protein F-like isoform X2 — translation MFPQETEESMAKWLKDYLSFSSRRAPPQPPKPDYTESEILRAYRAQKNLDFEDPYEDAENRARNESVMSDLTHHGLGSPLKSVGTDVKMVSPKHRLIKVDSQELGRCKILLSTISFEDPPEPVVPSAPLARDTDYSDPFDARLDLRPMRPGMELVPTENNGYMEPYEAQRVIAELQRGVERQKGVPQLYDTPYEERVRGRSLGRLGVLDGGRESRLPRDDERPADEYDQPWEWKKDNISKAFAVQFDGGDWERPSLQAERPRPPRHGTALGGDPKYRKNPPVPLGERVDPTLPLEKQIWYHGALSRSEAEALLTLCKECSYLVRNSQTSRLDYSLSLRSCQGFMHMKFTLSKEGKYILGQNSPPFNTIPEVIHYYTTHKLPIRGAEHLSLLFPVMVQTL, via the exons ATGTTTCCCCAAGAAACAGAG gaatccATGGCAAAGTGGCTGAAGGATTATCTGAGTTTCAGCAGCCGGCGAGCCCCACCACAGCCACCTAAGCCAGACTACACGGAGAGCGAGATCCTCAGAGCCTATCGCGCACAGAAGAACCTGGACTTCGAAGATCCGTACGAGGACGCGGAGAACCGAGCCAGGAACGAGTCTGTCATGTCAGACCTGACGCATCACGGCTTAGGCTCCCCGCTCAAGTCTGTCGGTACGGATGTAAAAATGGTGTCGCCTAAACATCGACTCATCAAGGTGGATTCACAGGAGCTGGGTCGCTGCAAAATACTGCTGAGTACCATCTCGTTTGAAGACCCGCCGGAGCCG GTGGTCCCGTCGGCACCCCTGGCCAGAGACACGGACTACTCGGACCCGTTTGACGCCCGTCTGGACCTGCGACCCATGAGGCCTGGGATGGAGCTAGTCCCGACCGAAAACAACGGTTACATGGAGCCGTATGAGGCCCAGAGGGTCATTGCCG AGCTGCAGCGGGGCGTGGAACGGCAGAAGGGCGTGCCGCAGCTTTACGACACGCCGTATGAGGAGCGGGTGCGTGGGCGGAGCCTGGGCCGCCTCGGGGTCCTCGACGGAGGCAGGGAGAGCCGCCTGCCTCGAGACGATGAGCGGCCGGCAGATGAGTACGACCAGCCCTGGGAGTGGAAGAAGGACAACATCTCCAAGGCCTTCGCAG TGCAGTTTGACGGGGGCGACTGGGAGCGGCCCTCGCTGCAGGCAGAACGCCCCCGGCCCCCCAGGCACGGCACAGCACTCGGGGGGGACCCCAAGTACCGCAAGAATCCCCCGGTGCCTCTGGGCGAGCGAGTGGACCCTACCTTGCCGTTGGAGAAGCAAAT ATGGTACCATGGAGCCCTGAGTCGCTCTGAGGCCGAGGCCCTCCTCACTCTGTGCAAGGAGTGCAGCTACCTGGTTAGGAACAGTCAGACGAGCCGCTTGGATTATTCGCTCTCCCTCAG GAGCTGCCAAGGATTTATGCACATGAAATTCACTTTGTCCAAGGAGGGCAAGTACATTCTGGGTCAGAACAGCCCACCCTTCAACACCATCCCGGAGGTGATCCACTACTACACCACCCATAAGCTGCCCATCCGCGGAGCTGAGCACCTCTCCCTCCTCTTCCCCGTCATGGTGCAGACCCTCTGA
- the LOC111836589 gene encoding SH2 domain-containing adapter protein F-like isoform X3, which translates to MAKWLKDYLSFSSRRAPPQPPKPDYTESEILRAYRAQKNLDFEDPYEDAENRARNESVMSDLTHHGLGSPLKSVGTDVKMVSPKHRLIKVDSQELGRCKILLSTISFEDPPEPVVPSAPLARDTDYSDPFDARLDLRPMRPGMELVPTENNGYMEPYEAQRVIAELQRGVERQKGVPQLYDTPYEERVRGRSLGRLGVLDGGRESRLPRDDERPADEYDQPWEWKKDNISKAFAVQFDGGDWERPSLQAERPRPPRHGTALGGDPKYRKNPPVPLGERVDPTLPLEKQIWYHGALSRSEAEALLTLCKECSYLVRNSQTSRLDYSLSLRSCQGFMHMKFTLSKEGKYILGQNSPPFNTIPEVIHYYTTHKLPIRGAEHLSLLFPVMVQTL; encoded by the exons ATGGCAAAGTGGCTGAAGGATTATCTGAGTTTCAGCAGCCGGCGAGCCCCACCACAGCCACCTAAGCCAGACTACACGGAGAGCGAGATCCTCAGAGCCTATCGCGCACAGAAGAACCTGGACTTCGAAGATCCGTACGAGGACGCGGAGAACCGAGCCAGGAACGAGTCTGTCATGTCAGACCTGACGCATCACGGCTTAGGCTCCCCGCTCAAGTCTGTCGGTACGGATGTAAAAATGGTGTCGCCTAAACATCGACTCATCAAGGTGGATTCACAGGAGCTGGGTCGCTGCAAAATACTGCTGAGTACCATCTCGTTTGAAGACCCGCCGGAGCCG GTGGTCCCGTCGGCACCCCTGGCCAGAGACACGGACTACTCGGACCCGTTTGACGCCCGTCTGGACCTGCGACCCATGAGGCCTGGGATGGAGCTAGTCCCGACCGAAAACAACGGTTACATGGAGCCGTATGAGGCCCAGAGGGTCATTGCCG AGCTGCAGCGGGGCGTGGAACGGCAGAAGGGCGTGCCGCAGCTTTACGACACGCCGTATGAGGAGCGGGTGCGTGGGCGGAGCCTGGGCCGCCTCGGGGTCCTCGACGGAGGCAGGGAGAGCCGCCTGCCTCGAGACGATGAGCGGCCGGCAGATGAGTACGACCAGCCCTGGGAGTGGAAGAAGGACAACATCTCCAAGGCCTTCGCAG TGCAGTTTGACGGGGGCGACTGGGAGCGGCCCTCGCTGCAGGCAGAACGCCCCCGGCCCCCCAGGCACGGCACAGCACTCGGGGGGGACCCCAAGTACCGCAAGAATCCCCCGGTGCCTCTGGGCGAGCGAGTGGACCCTACCTTGCCGTTGGAGAAGCAAAT ATGGTACCATGGAGCCCTGAGTCGCTCTGAGGCCGAGGCCCTCCTCACTCTGTGCAAGGAGTGCAGCTACCTGGTTAGGAACAGTCAGACGAGCCGCTTGGATTATTCGCTCTCCCTCAG GAGCTGCCAAGGATTTATGCACATGAAATTCACTTTGTCCAAGGAGGGCAAGTACATTCTGGGTCAGAACAGCCCACCCTTCAACACCATCCCGGAGGTGATCCACTACTACACCACCCATAAGCTGCCCATCCGCGGAGCTGAGCACCTCTCCCTCCTCTTCCCCGTCATGGTGCAGACCCTCTGA